The sequence CTGTAGCAATGGGCCCGTGGCCTTTTCTCGGCGGAGGCAGCGGGATCTTCTCCACGATCTGTTTTTCCATCGCCCGGATGTTATTCGTAAGGGAGGATTTCTTCATCCTCCCTCCTTCATCCTTCATATTTTTTATAAGGTTTTTGCCCCTTCTCTCGATATCCCGGAGCAGCGCCTTTGCCTCTCGGCGGGCAGAATCATTCATTTCCTGTGTCTGCCGAATAAGCTCTTTTTTTACCACACTCAGATCCTGGCGTTCAGCTGCAAGCTTCCGGGTGATCTCCTCAGCCTTCTCCCGGGCCACAGACTCCCTGTCCACTTCATCGGTGAGCCGGCCCAGAAGGTCGTCCACCTGAACAGCGCCGCTTCCCATCACCTCCCTGGCCCGGCTGATGACCGAGCGTTCCATACCCAACTGCCCGGCGACCTCCAGGGCATGGCTTCTGCCTGGTGCCCCCATTCTCAAACGGTATGTCGGTTCCAGAGTCCTGCTGTCGAACACGGTGGATGCATTATTGGCAAAAGGTGCCCGGTAGGCAAACTCTTTGAGAAGGTTGTGATGGGTTGTCACCGCTACACACGCCCCTTTTTCGTTGAGGGCTTCGAGAAGGGCGATGCTCAAAGCAGATCCCTCCTGGGGATCAGTACCTGCTCCCAGTTCATCCAGGAGCACCAGGGTGGCGCTGCCGGAAGCGTTCAGGAGTTCAGCTATGATCTTTATGTGCCCGGAAAAGGTACTCAGATTCTGGGACAGGCTCTGTTCGTCACCAATGTCGGCAAAAACCCGATCGAAGACCCTGAAACGGCTTTCATCCGAAACCGGGACAGGGATTCCGGATTGCACCATCAAGGTAAGCAGACCCAGTGTCTTCAACGCAACGGTTTTGCCCCCCGTGTTTGGCCCGGTGATCACCAGGGTGGTGAATTGACCGCCGATCCTGATTTCGATAGGAACACATTCTACACCCGGTTCAAGGACAAGGTGTGGATGCCTGGCCTGGACGAGCACCGTTTCTTCATTATCCAGGCTGGGGATGAGACCGCCCAGCTTCACCCCCAGGCGGGCCTTCGCCAGCACAAGGTCCAGCTGGGCCAGATTGCTCAAATTAGCCGCCATCTCATGCCGGTAACCGGCAGCAGCATCGCTCATCCGGGCCAGGGCTCTGCGGACTTCTTCCTCCTCCTTCGCCCGGGCCATAGCAAAACTGTTGTTTAACCCCACTGCGAAAAGAGGCTCTACGAAAACAGTCTGCCCGCTCTGGCTCGTATCCTGTACCACCGCCTCGAAGGTGCGATTGTATTCAGGCTTGGCCGGCACTACGAAGCGGCCGTTTCTCAGGGTTACATACTGCTCCTGGATGACCTTGGCCACCGATCTTCCACGGATGAACTCCTCCAGCTTTCCTGTAGCCGCGCTTCTACAGGACCTGAGCTCTTTTCGCACCTTGGCAAGTTCCGGGCTTGCCGCATCCAGAACCTCGCCTTTCGTGGAAATAGACTTTTCCACCCACCGTTCCCAATCCGGGATCCCGGCCATACCGTCCACAAGTGCACACAGTTCGGGAAGCTCCCGCTCCCTGTCCCGAACAGCTGCCTTGGCATAACGCACCGCTACCTGGTTTTGTATAAGCCTGAGCAGCTCCAGCGGCTCCAGGACCGCTCCTGTCACGGTAAGACGCCCAAGGATGCCGTTGGTGTCGTTGACGTTCCCCAGATCGGGAGGCTTGTCTTCCAGAAGGCACAATGCCTCGGCAGTGATGCCGCATTCACGAACGACATCGTTCTTGTCCCAATGGGGAATAACGGTTTGGGCGAGGCTTCTGCCCGGCTCAGACTGAGCACATAGCGCCAACCGGGAAAGGGTCTCCCGATACTCAAGGACTGTAAGGGTATGGTCGTTCATTCACCCTGCCGGGTTTGGGATAATAAGGGGGAAACCAACATAAAAAATTCAGGGGGCCGGGCACTTTCAGTCGGAAAGGGCCTCTTTTACGATCTCACCGACCAGCTTTCCGTCTGCCTTGCCGCGCAGCCTTGGCATAAGTTCTTTCATGACTTTCCCGAAATCACTGGCGCCGGTAGCGCCTACGGCTTGGACCACCTCCTGAACAACGTCTCGCACCTCGTCCGGTGAAAGCTGCTCGGGAAGGTATTCCTGGAGGATGGCCAGTTCCGATTCTTCTTTTTTCACCAGGTCCATCCTGTCCCCCTCCGCAAATGCTTCCATGCTCTCCCGGCGGCGTTTGGCGGAAGAGGTGATCTCCGCGAGGACTTCGTCATCATCCAGAGCATCCTTCTTTTCGATCTCCCGGTACTTGATGGAAGACAGAAGGAAGCGAAGGACGGAAACGCGGTTTCCGTCCTTCGCCTTCATGGACTTTTTCAGATCATCATGTATTTGATCGATAAGTTTCAAGCTAGGGCGTCTGTTTCTTGGACATCTTGATCATTTTTTTACGCGCAGCAATCATTTTACGCTTGCGTTGAATGCTGGGCTTCTCGTAGTACTCCCGTTTCCTGACTTCGGAGAGAATTCCTGACTTCTCACACTGTTTCTTGAAACGGCGAAGGGCACCTTCGAAGCTTTCATTTTCTCTGACCCTTACACCAGGCATTTACACCCCTCCTTCCCAACTGGAATTTCTACAAGGCGCCATTCTACCAATAACCTCACATTTTACAAGTGCCGATCATAACCCGAAACCCTGGGTAGTTTTAAGGTGGTTCTCAGTTGAGGCAGCGTTTTTTGCTCCAGAATCACCATGGCATAATGTTTTACGATTCTGGGATTTCAGGTCAGACACTCCAGTTTGCGGCCCCCCATGAGGTGCATATGAAGGTGGAACACGACCTGCCCCCCATCGGGGTTGCAGTTGATCTGAACCCGATATCCGCCCTGGGCCACCCCTTTTTCTTCGGCAAGCTCGGCTGCCTTGAGGGTCAGTCTACCCAACAGCTGCGCCTGCCGGACCCCGGCATCGTTAAGGGTCGCCATGTGCTGCTTCGGGATCAAAAGAAGATGTACCGGGGCCTTCGGGTTGATGTCCTCGAAGACCAGGATCTCATCGTCCTGGTATACAACGGTGGCCGGGATCTCCCCGGCTGCTATTTTGCAGAAGATACAGTCGGACATGCGCTCCTCCTTGTCGCTGATCTC comes from bacterium and encodes:
- a CDS encoding endonuclease MutS2; this translates as MNDHTLTVLEYRETLSRLALCAQSEPGRSLAQTVIPHWDKNDVVRECGITAEALCLLEDKPPDLGNVNDTNGILGRLTVTGAVLEPLELLRLIQNQVAVRYAKAAVRDRERELPELCALVDGMAGIPDWERWVEKSISTKGEVLDAASPELAKVRKELRSCRSAATGKLEEFIRGRSVAKVIQEQYVTLRNGRFVVPAKPEYNRTFEAVVQDTSQSGQTVFVEPLFAVGLNNSFAMARAKEEEEVRRALARMSDAAAGYRHEMAANLSNLAQLDLVLAKARLGVKLGGLIPSLDNEETVLVQARHPHLVLEPGVECVPIEIRIGGQFTTLVITGPNTGGKTVALKTLGLLTLMVQSGIPVPVSDESRFRVFDRVFADIGDEQSLSQNLSTFSGHIKIIAELLNASGSATLVLLDELGAGTDPQEGSALSIALLEALNEKGACVAVTTHHNLLKEFAYRAPFANNASTVFDSRTLEPTYRLRMGAPGRSHALEVAGQLGMERSVISRAREVMGSGAVQVDDLLGRLTDEVDRESVAREKAEEITRKLAAERQDLSVVKKELIRQTQEMNDSARREAKALLRDIERRGKNLIKNMKDEGGRMKKSSLTNNIRAMEKQIVEKIPLPPPRKGHGPIATGQEVEVLSLGVFGSVTDLLAGGREAEVLSGGIRMRVSTQNLSPVDSPGQKRQNRREGTNVSFKGSGHFPSEINLIGTTVDDALQSLDKALDNSLLGSDRFLRIVHGKGTGALKRAINGALKGDPRVSNFGPAPLDQGGAGVTIAELRE
- a CDS encoding GatB/YqeY domain-containing protein → MKLIDQIHDDLKKSMKAKDGNRVSVLRFLLSSIKYREIEKKDALDDDEVLAEITSSAKRRRESMEAFAEGDRMDLVKKEESELAILQEYLPEQLSPDEVRDVVQEVVQAVGATGASDFGKVMKELMPRLRGKADGKLVGEIVKEALSD
- the rpsU gene encoding 30S ribosomal protein S21; protein product: MPGVRVRENESFEGALRRFKKQCEKSGILSEVRKREYYEKPSIQRKRKMIAARKKMIKMSKKQTP
- a CDS encoding histidine triad nucleotide-binding protein, with amino-acid sequence MSDCIFCKIAAGEIPATVVYQDDEILVFEDINPKAPVHLLLIPKQHMATLNDAGVRQAQLLGRLTLKAAELAEEKGVAQGGYRVQINCNPDGGQVVFHLHMHLMGGRKLECLT